The Pseudanabaena galeata CCNP1313 genome includes a region encoding these proteins:
- a CDS encoding molybdopterin molybdotransferase MoeA, whose product MLSVAETEKIILDLVKPFDPEIDSEILPLSQAIARILAEDINSTMDFPHWDNSAMDGYALRYADLADLPELKLVIASEEIPAGTAIAKSLRQGECIRIFTGGMLPHGADTVIMQEDTERTDNFLQLKVKPIQGEYVRRKGEFIQAGTTLVKAGTKLSATEVGALASARCQTVKVYRQPKIAIISTGNELLSLDSSQPLQVGQIIDSNLYALSALIHQVGAIAMPFGSVGDDPSELRKIMQQAIASADIVISTGGVSVGDYDYVDQILGKMGADIYVQSVAIKPGKPLTVASISPSLNVNKSEDKVLYFGIPGNPMSAMTSFWRFIRGAIAKLNGSNQTYWYPQFIKAVTMKDLHSQGRRETYLWGDLSYQKGQPIFQPVQNYSSGNLISAIGSNALAVMHINQTYVPMGDAVMIMLV is encoded by the coding sequence ATGCTGTCCGTCGCTGAAACCGAAAAAATAATTTTAGATTTAGTCAAACCTTTCGATCCTGAAATCGATAGTGAAATTTTGCCCTTGTCGCAAGCGATCGCTCGAATTCTTGCTGAGGACATTAACAGCACTATGGACTTTCCCCATTGGGACAACTCAGCAATGGATGGCTATGCTTTGCGTTATGCAGACTTAGCCGATTTGCCTGAACTAAAACTCGTGATCGCCTCTGAGGAAATTCCCGCAGGGACAGCGATCGCTAAATCCTTAAGACAAGGTGAATGTATCCGCATATTTACGGGTGGAATGTTGCCGCATGGTGCAGATACGGTAATCATGCAGGAAGATACTGAACGCACTGATAATTTTTTACAGCTTAAGGTCAAGCCAATCCAAGGTGAATATGTCCGCCGCAAGGGTGAATTTATTCAGGCTGGGACAACTCTAGTCAAAGCAGGAACCAAATTAAGCGCAACAGAAGTCGGTGCTTTAGCTTCCGCAAGATGTCAAACGGTAAAAGTATACCGTCAACCGAAAATAGCAATTATTTCCACAGGCAACGAATTGCTGAGCCTTGACAGTTCACAGCCGCTTCAAGTGGGTCAAATTATTGATTCCAATCTCTATGCATTATCAGCATTAATTCATCAAGTAGGGGCGATCGCTATGCCCTTTGGATCGGTAGGGGACGATCCATCTGAATTGCGAAAGATCATGCAACAGGCGATCGCCTCAGCCGATATCGTGATCTCTACGGGCGGCGTTTCTGTCGGTGATTACGATTATGTGGATCAAATCCTAGGAAAAATGGGAGCGGATATTTATGTGCAATCAGTGGCGATTAAACCAGGGAAACCGCTTACCGTCGCATCCATTTCTCCATCTCTTAATGTGAATAAAAGTGAGGATAAAGTTCTTTACTTCGGAATTCCCGGAAATCCCATGTCAGCCATGACTAGCTTTTGGCGATTTATTCGTGGTGCGATCGCTAAATTAAATGGAAGTAATCAAACTTACTGGTATCCACAATTTATCAAAGCCGTCACAATGAAGGATTTACACTCACAAGGGCGGCGCGAAACCTACTTATGGGGAGATTTAAGCTATCAAAAAGGACAGCCTATTTTTCAACCTGTGCAGAATTATAGTTCTGGAAATTTGATCAGTGCGATCGGTTCAAATGCCCTAGCAGTAATGCATATCAACCAAACCTATGTACCAATGGGAGATGCAGTAATGATTATGTTAGTCTAA
- a CDS encoding response regulator: MIPVTIGLAGLGTLIYFSVKADKLYHLTTDADLKVKEVDAELRNSEIFLQSLVVATINLQNNGVRSPSVYDQMVLSFMSVRPKLITGFGIMQTPNGLVDRQWFGPYIEETQPNRGVKLPEDANYSLVELWQVDKYPELQYYTDAIKENKFFWSKPYINEVYPVPLVTFAGPIRDRNGNLIGIVNGDINIRDLNLNEKSHSNEKSHSKDDGYSVFVTQEGMILSYEPEPNRAIHLENIASMSSYKIMWNDVQSELAQGKSQGIIESDATQSFWVYERVPSSQWVMLQSIPYGTVVNPALLLSISATLAAAIVMAFVVVLFIRYLNRRLQPILEACEVKGTESNEQISSNDEISRLSTAFFSMMERQENLVQQLQLTNTQLIDSHRLKDSFLANMSHELRTPLNAILGMTELLQVNIFGAVNDRQLDALQTVERSGNHLLELINDILDLAKIESGQIELDFAIASISPIAQSSLEFVQQQALKKQIQLAVKFAPNLPNLLIDERRIRQALINLLNNAVKFTPTGGGYVTLEVTQPSVLDKTDTTQDYLQISISDTGIGIAPENIQKLFQPFIQIDSALNRQFEGTGLGLALVKRIVELHGGYVDLTSELGVGSCFSILLPCLPLPNPQTKIGSGNRPVKPLETELSTTYTDIRQDFLILIVDDDEVNSMTVSSYLKAKSYRFLLAKDGKEAIALTKAHKPDLILMDIQMPVMDGLEATRQIRLDPNLVDIPIIALTALAMAGDRERFLEAGASDYLAKPFKLKNLAKMIQTLLERV, from the coding sequence ATGATACCTGTTACTATCGGATTAGCTGGATTAGGGACTCTAATTTATTTTAGTGTGAAAGCTGACAAGCTATACCATCTAACGACAGACGCAGATCTCAAGGTTAAAGAGGTAGATGCTGAGTTGCGTAACAGTGAGATTTTTTTACAAAGTTTAGTCGTAGCAACTATCAATTTACAAAATAACGGAGTGCGATCGCCATCTGTATACGACCAAATGGTTCTTTCATTTATGTCCGTTCGCCCCAAGCTAATTACTGGCTTTGGCATAATGCAAACTCCAAATGGCTTAGTAGATCGCCAGTGGTTTGGACCTTATATCGAAGAGACGCAACCAAATCGAGGTGTTAAACTGCCTGAAGATGCCAATTATAGTTTAGTAGAACTTTGGCAAGTCGATAAATATCCTGAATTGCAATATTATACCGATGCAATCAAGGAGAACAAGTTCTTTTGGTCAAAGCCATATATCAATGAAGTTTATCCAGTTCCATTGGTGACATTTGCGGGACCCATCCGCGATCGCAACGGCAATTTAATTGGAATTGTGAATGGTGATATTAACATTAGAGATCTTAATCTTAATGAGAAAAGTCACTCTAATGAGAAAAGTCACTCCAAGGATGATGGATATTCAGTGTTTGTGACTCAAGAGGGAATGATTTTAAGTTATGAACCTGAACCTAACAGAGCAATTCATTTAGAAAACATTGCATCAATGTCCTCATATAAAATTATGTGGAATGATGTCCAATCTGAATTAGCTCAAGGGAAATCTCAAGGAATTATCGAGTCAGATGCGACTCAAAGTTTTTGGGTTTATGAGAGAGTGCCAAGTAGTCAATGGGTGATGTTGCAATCTATCCCCTATGGTACGGTTGTCAATCCTGCCCTATTGCTATCCATCAGTGCAACTCTGGCGGCAGCGATCGTCATGGCTTTTGTTGTGGTGCTATTTATCCGTTATCTAAACCGTCGATTGCAGCCAATTTTAGAGGCTTGCGAAGTAAAAGGCACAGAAAGCAATGAGCAAATTAGCTCCAATGATGAAATTAGTCGCTTATCGACAGCCTTCTTCAGTATGATGGAACGCCAAGAAAATCTTGTGCAGCAATTGCAACTAACCAATACTCAACTAATTGATTCCCATCGACTAAAGGACAGTTTTTTGGCAAATATGAGTCACGAACTGCGTACTCCCCTCAATGCCATTTTAGGAATGACGGAATTATTGCAAGTCAACATATTTGGTGCAGTCAATGATCGCCAACTTGACGCATTACAAACTGTCGAAAGGAGCGGGAACCATCTTCTCGAATTAATTAACGACATTTTGGACTTAGCAAAAATTGAATCTGGACAGATCGAGCTAGATTTTGCGATCGCTTCAATCTCTCCGATAGCTCAATCAAGTTTAGAATTTGTGCAGCAGCAAGCCTTAAAAAAACAAATTCAATTAGCAGTCAAATTTGCCCCTAACCTCCCTAACCTGCTAATAGATGAACGACGTATTCGTCAAGCATTAATTAATCTTCTCAATAATGCAGTTAAATTTACGCCGACTGGTGGCGGTTATGTCACCTTAGAAGTCACACAGCCTTCTGTCCTAGATAAAACAGATACAACACAAGACTATCTACAGATTTCTATAAGCGATACAGGTATAGGTATCGCGCCAGAGAATATTCAGAAACTATTTCAGCCCTTTATTCAAATCGATAGCGCCTTAAATCGGCAATTTGAAGGAACGGGATTGGGGCTAGCATTGGTAAAGCGCATTGTCGAGCTTCATGGTGGCTATGTAGATTTAACTAGCGAACTGGGCGTAGGCAGTTGCTTCTCAATCCTGCTACCTTGTCTGCCTCTCCCAAACCCTCAAACTAAAATAGGCTCAGGCAATCGACCAGTTAAGCCCTTAGAAACTGAACTCTCAACCACCTATACAGATATCAGACAAGATTTTCTGATATTGATCGTAGACGATGATGAAGTCAATTCTATGACGGTTTCGAGTTACCTTAAAGCTAAGAGTTATCGATTTCTTTTAGCAAAAGATGGTAAAGAAGCGATCGCACTTACTAAAGCCCATAAACCTGATCTGATTTTGATGGATATTCAAATGCCAGTCATGGACGGTTTAGAAGCAACTCGGCAGATCCGTCTCGATCCAAATCTGGTTGATATTCCAATTATTGCGCTGACGGCTTTAGCAATGGCTGGCGATCGCGAAAGATTTCTAGAAGCTGGAGCCAGTGATTATTTAGCTAAGCCATTTAAGTTAAAGAATTTAGCTAAAATGATTCAAACATTGTTAGAGCGTGTTTGA
- the trmD gene encoding tRNA (guanosine(37)-N1)-methyltransferase TrmD — MRIDIVTLFPEFFTSPLQTSLLGKAIANQIAEVHLTNPRDFTTDKHHRVDDEPYGGGVGMLMKPDPIFAAVESLPSLPKREIIYLTPQGEPMKQEMFKALANYDQLVLICGSYEGVDERVCEHLVTREVSLGDFVLTCGEIPALALINGVVRLRPGTVGKEDSLKFESFEDGLLDYPQYTRPPVFRGWEVPEVLRSGNHKLIAEWRKEQQILRTKQRRPDLLC, encoded by the coding sequence ATGCGTATAGATATTGTCACTCTCTTTCCTGAATTTTTCACTTCGCCATTGCAGACAAGTTTGCTCGGTAAGGCGATCGCCAATCAAATTGCGGAAGTACATCTCACCAATCCGAGAGATTTCACCACCGACAAGCATCATCGTGTCGATGATGAACCCTACGGCGGCGGCGTGGGCATGTTGATGAAGCCTGACCCCATCTTTGCGGCGGTGGAGTCACTACCTAGTTTACCGAAGCGAGAAATTATTTACTTGACTCCGCAAGGGGAGCCAATGAAACAGGAGATGTTTAAGGCACTAGCCAATTACGATCAACTAGTTCTCATTTGTGGCAGCTATGAAGGTGTCGATGAGCGCGTATGTGAACACTTAGTAACTCGCGAAGTTTCTCTCGGTGATTTTGTGTTGACCTGTGGTGAGATTCCTGCGCTGGCGTTGATTAATGGAGTTGTGCGGTTGCGTCCGGGGACAGTTGGGAAAGAAGACTCACTCAAGTTTGAGAGTTTTGAAGATGGATTGTTAGATTATCCACAATATACCAGACCACCCGTATTTCGTGGTTGGGAAGTTCCTGAAGTTTTGCGATCGGGCAACCATAAATTAATTGCGGAATGGAGAAAGGAACAACAAATTTTGAGAACTAAACAACGTCGTCCAGATTTATTGTGTTGA
- a CDS encoding ParE family toxin-like protein, which yields MRSSRTKDFTKLFIKLPQHIKETAKKNYELWKDNPSHPSLEFKEIIHNQNIWSIRVGIGWRALGIIKPQEEKIVWFWIGSHAEYDNILKKK from the coding sequence ATGAGATCCTCTAGAACCAAAGACTTTACAAAATTATTTATAAAGTTACCTCAACACATCAAAGAAACTGCCAAGAAAAACTACGAACTCTGGAAAGACAATCCCTCTCATCCGAGCCTAGAGTTTAAGGAGATTATCCATAATCAAAATATTTGGTCTATTAGAGTAGGTATTGGCTGGAGGGCTTTAGGCATAATCAAACCACAAGAAGAAAAGATCGTATGGTTTTGGATAGGTTCACACGCTGAATATGACAACATCTTAAAAAAGAAATGA
- a CDS encoding PAS domain S-box protein, which translates to MAATTDSSEKIQLLMVEDDQIDRLAFTRTVKQHSLPYEYTLASSLSEALEILRDHRKFQIAILDYNLGDGQSSELFPILKEQNCPFVISTGSGDEETAARLMSQGAADYLIKDPERNYLKILPVTISKTLSRHQTEGQLQLLNRAIQSVKDSIYILDCKGRLQYINNTLAELSNISPKEAIGQSVQVLKQPYLEAWLQQRPSCADETCSLEVEMIMCRADGTNYLALLAETCVIENTHFSRIGVIRDVTSLKKVEQELRISQEGLENTVKERTAELQQAIADLRQENQERLKIEESLRASRDQLQQQQEFFKLVIDSNPNMIFVKDWDGRYLLANQTMADFYNTTVEDLVCKTDADFTPNAIDAERFLEENRHVIVSQQEMFLPEETIPHSVLGSQWLQWQKRPIKIFGNTDGVLGVGVNITTRKQIEISLSESQKRFESLAAAAPVGIFRTNTNGDAIYLNDRWCEIAGLTVAEASGPNWSRALHPDDRAKVGAEWYASVQEHRPFEVECRFQKPDGTVTWVLSRARAEHDIYGEIIGYVGTVTDISDRKRAETVLQKLVTGTAAVTGADFFVELVRHLADALDVTHALVTELVGDQLVTLGFWANGSLQPAISYLPAKTPCELCMQHGQYHCEESVQTVFAEDLDLVTMQAESYLGIALRDDEDIVIGNLCVLDTKPMSETTRAEAIGILQVFAARASAELQRKNVNEALNRLNHELEERVLERTQALQEREEQLRDFFDNATDLIQSISPEGNISFVNRAWKSTLGYSEAELENLSIFQVIHPEDLEHCQIAMQSLFCGEQCIAIETRFVTKDGQTIVVEGNVNCQLKDGIPVATRGIFRDITERKKVEIELLESQRFLQLVLNTFPLFVFWKDRQSVYLGCNQNFAVSAGLDSSSEIVGKTDYEMPWRESDAEKYRSDDRQVITSGKPKLNIIETQYQENGETIWLETNKIPLRDLHGEVIGVLGTYQDISDRKIAEENLAESEAFNRQLVTEFPIGLASCRLDGHLVFVNAAFAQILGRTVEEVLSLSYWDITPDKYADQEAEQLRLIQTEGRYGPYEKEYIHKDGHLVPVLLSGLMILRNEELLIWSSVQDISDRKQAEAKLHLVNEELMRATRLKDEFLANMSHELRTPLNSILGMNEALQEGIFGSINDRQLKALQTIENSSTHLLALINDILDVAKIESGQA; encoded by the coding sequence ATGGCTGCCACTACCGATAGTTCAGAAAAAATTCAACTTCTGATGGTTGAAGACGATCAGATAGATCGACTTGCCTTTACACGAACTGTGAAACAGCATAGTTTGCCCTATGAATATACCTTAGCAAGCTCACTATCAGAGGCGTTAGAAATTCTGCGCGATCACCGCAAATTTCAAATTGCGATTCTCGATTACAACTTAGGCGATGGTCAATCTAGTGAACTATTTCCGATTCTGAAAGAACAAAATTGTCCATTTGTGATCTCGACAGGTAGTGGGGATGAAGAAACGGCGGCAAGATTGATGAGCCAAGGGGCGGCGGACTATTTGATCAAAGATCCCGAACGCAACTATCTGAAAATTTTACCCGTAACCATTAGTAAAACCCTAAGTCGTCATCAAACTGAGGGGCAATTACAATTACTCAACCGTGCGATCCAGAGCGTCAAAGATAGCATCTACATTTTAGATTGCAAAGGAAGGTTACAGTACATTAACAATACTCTTGCAGAGTTGAGTAATATTTCTCCAAAAGAGGCGATCGGGCAATCAGTTCAAGTATTGAAGCAACCCTATCTAGAAGCATGGTTGCAACAGCGCCCTTCCTGTGCCGATGAGACTTGCAGCCTCGAAGTAGAAATGATCATGTGTCGAGCCGATGGCACAAATTATTTGGCTTTACTAGCTGAAACTTGCGTTATCGAAAACACCCATTTCAGCAGAATTGGGGTGATCCGCGATGTCACTTCCCTAAAAAAGGTTGAACAGGAATTAAGAATTTCTCAGGAGGGTTTAGAAAATACGGTTAAGGAACGAACTGCCGAACTGCAACAGGCGATCGCGGATTTAAGACAAGAAAATCAAGAACGCTTAAAAATTGAGGAGTCATTGCGGGCAAGTCGGGATCAACTTCAGCAACAACAGGAGTTTTTTAAATTAGTCATTGATAGTAATCCCAATATGATATTTGTCAAAGATTGGGATGGTCGCTATCTGCTTGCCAATCAAACTATGGCTGATTTTTATAACACCACAGTTGAAGATCTCGTCTGTAAGACAGATGCTGACTTTACCCCCAACGCCATAGATGCAGAGCGATTTCTTGAAGAAAATCGTCATGTCATTGTAAGCCAACAAGAAATGTTCCTGCCCGAAGAAACAATACCTCATTCAGTTCTTGGTTCTCAATGGCTCCAATGGCAAAAGCGCCCGATTAAAATATTTGGCAATACGGATGGGGTTTTGGGAGTTGGCGTAAATATTACGACTCGAAAACAGATCGAGATTTCCTTGAGTGAGAGCCAGAAACGCTTTGAGTCTCTAGCAGCAGCAGCTCCTGTGGGCATCTTTCGCACTAATACCAATGGTGATGCGATCTACCTCAACGATCGCTGGTGTGAGATCGCGGGCTTGACCGTAGCAGAAGCATCTGGTCCTAACTGGTCAAGAGCATTGCATCCTGACGATCGCGCAAAAGTTGGCGCAGAATGGTATGCCTCCGTACAAGAGCATCGCCCGTTTGAGGTTGAGTGTCGTTTTCAAAAGCCTGATGGCACTGTAACTTGGGTACTTTCACGAGCCAGAGCCGAACACGATATCTATGGCGAAATCATTGGCTATGTGGGGACGGTTACCGATATTAGCGATCGCAAACGCGCCGAGACCGTCCTACAAAAACTCGTAACAGGAACTGCCGCCGTTACAGGAGCAGACTTTTTTGTGGAATTGGTACGCCACCTTGCCGACGCTCTTGATGTCACCCATGCTCTCGTGACCGAACTTGTTGGCGATCAATTGGTTACGTTAGGATTCTGGGCAAATGGGAGCTTACAACCTGCTATTTCCTATCTACCTGCCAAAACTCCCTGCGAACTTTGTATGCAACATGGGCAGTATCATTGCGAGGAATCCGTCCAAACAGTCTTTGCAGAAGATCTCGATCTTGTGACCATGCAAGCTGAAAGCTACTTAGGAATTGCCTTAAGAGATGATGAAGATATCGTCATTGGTAATCTTTGTGTTTTAGATACAAAGCCAATGTCAGAAACTACAAGGGCTGAAGCGATCGGCATTTTGCAGGTCTTTGCCGCGAGAGCTTCGGCAGAATTGCAGCGCAAAAATGTCAACGAAGCACTCAATCGCCTAAACCATGAGCTAGAGGAGCGTGTATTAGAACGCACCCAAGCACTGCAAGAACGTGAGGAACAACTTCGAGATTTCTTTGACAACGCAACTGATTTAATCCAGAGCATATCTCCAGAAGGTAACATCTCATTTGTAAATCGTGCATGGAAAAGTACCTTAGGCTATAGCGAAGCCGAATTAGAAAACTTATCGATTTTTCAAGTTATCCACCCAGAAGACCTTGAACATTGTCAGATCGCCATGCAAAGTCTATTTTGTGGCGAGCAATGTATCGCGATCGAGACTAGATTTGTAACTAAGGATGGTCAAACAATTGTTGTGGAAGGCAATGTGAACTGTCAACTAAAAGATGGCATCCCAGTTGCCACCAGAGGAATCTTTAGAGATATTACCGAACGGAAAAAAGTGGAAATCGAACTTCTTGAATCTCAACGTTTTCTGCAACTAGTTCTTAATACATTTCCGTTGTTTGTATTTTGGAAAGATCGCCAATCAGTCTATTTAGGTTGCAATCAGAATTTTGCGGTAAGCGCAGGATTAGACTCGTCATCGGAAATAGTAGGTAAGACTGACTATGAGATGCCTTGGCGGGAAAGTGATGCGGAGAAATATAGAAGCGACGATCGCCAAGTTATAACCTCTGGCAAACCTAAGCTAAATATTATCGAGACTCAATATCAGGAAAATGGTGAAACTATTTGGTTGGAAACAAATAAAATTCCTTTGCGGGACTTGCATGGTGAGGTTATAGGGGTTTTAGGGACATATCAAGATATTAGCGATCGCAAGATTGCCGAAGAAAACTTAGCAGAAAGTGAAGCTTTTAATCGTCAGTTAGTCACAGAATTTCCCATTGGTTTAGCAAGCTGTCGCCTAGATGGACACTTGGTATTTGTTAACGCTGCCTTTGCCCAAATCTTAGGACGCACAGTTGAGGAGGTTCTATCTCTCAGTTATTGGGATATCACGCCTGATAAATATGCTGACCAAGAAGCTGAACAACTGCGGTTAATTCAAACAGAAGGTCGCTATGGTCCCTATGAAAAGGAATATATCCACAAAGATGGACATCTTGTGCCAGTACTTTTGTCTGGATTAATGATTCTGCGGAATGAAGAGTTATTGATCTGGTCGAGCGTGCAGGATATTAGCGATCGCAAACAAGCTGAAGCGAAATTGCATTTAGTCAACGAAGAACTGATGCGGGCTACTCGCCTCAAAGATGAATTTCTTGCCAATATGAGCCATGAGTTGCGGACACCGCTCAATTCGATTTTAGGAATGAACGAGGCTCTACAGGAGGGCATATTTGGCAGTATTAATGATCGCCAACTCAAAGCATTACAAACCATTGAGAATAGCAGTACCCATCTTTTAGCATTGATTAATGACATTCTCGATGTTGCGAAAATTGAATCTGGTCAAGCTTAG
- a CDS encoding transposase, producing the protein MPHLYLQLQQQLRQWIKPKDKRHLQGFAESVAAILQSGSASLSHWLPYLSHRECQARSQMERLSYFVHNPHIIAETFYNPLVKHFLQAFAGASLELALDTSMLWDKFCLIEICLIWGGRSITLAQVVLEHGSATVGFEHYRPVLEQVLTLLPPESKVTLLADRGFEHGELIRWLQQNQWSWAFRAKSDLLVTLPTGTTKRVEQLIPPTEQAYLVPNVTVLGDVNCHLATANLDMANGSWAVLTDIPPSLQTFALYGKRFGGIEPHFKDYKSAAFNVVSSHLRDAQSLTCLFMLLATANLIAVILGIMLVRLGQRAAIDWHDHRGLSFLQLGLRQLHTLLYQQKPLPLLQIFPRTNPPPACASIAKREKLDFRIEFARITIVSS; encoded by the coding sequence ATGCCCCACCTATATCTTCAGCTACAACAACAATTGCGTCAATGGATCAAGCCAAAAGATAAGCGACATCTCCAAGGATTTGCGGAGTCTGTAGCTGCGATATTGCAATCAGGAAGTGCGAGTCTGAGTCATTGGTTGCCCTATTTAAGCCATCGAGAGTGCCAAGCCAGAAGTCAGATGGAAAGACTAAGCTACTTTGTGCATAATCCACATATCATCGCCGAGACATTCTATAACCCATTGGTGAAGCACTTTCTCCAAGCATTTGCAGGAGCATCGTTGGAACTAGCTCTCGATACGAGTATGCTGTGGGATAAATTCTGTCTGATCGAAATATGCTTGATTTGGGGTGGAAGGTCGATTACTTTAGCGCAAGTGGTATTAGAGCATGGAAGCGCTACTGTTGGCTTTGAGCATTACCGTCCCGTATTAGAACAAGTACTCACCCTATTGCCGCCAGAAAGCAAAGTGACCTTACTTGCCGACCGAGGCTTTGAACATGGGGAATTAATCCGATGGTTACAGCAAAATCAATGGTCTTGGGCATTTCGCGCAAAGTCCGATCTGCTAGTGACTTTGCCGACAGGTACAACCAAGCGCGTCGAACAACTGATACCTCCCACAGAGCAAGCTTATCTAGTTCCCAATGTCACCGTACTCGGTGATGTTAATTGTCACTTAGCGACGGCTAACCTAGACATGGCTAACGGTTCATGGGCTGTCCTTACCGATATTCCCCCTTCATTACAGACTTTTGCTCTCTATGGCAAACGCTTTGGCGGTATTGAACCTCATTTTAAGGATTACAAGTCGGCGGCTTTTAATGTGGTTAGCTCGCATCTCCGTGATGCTCAATCTCTTACCTGTTTGTTTATGCTCCTTGCCACTGCTAACCTGATTGCTGTAATTCTTGGCATAATGTTGGTGCGTTTGGGGCAAAGGGCGGCTATTGATTGGCACGATCATCGCGGCTTGAGTTTTCTGCAACTCGGTCTCCGTCAGCTTCACACCCTTCTTTACCAACAAAAACCTCTTCCTCTTTTGCAGATTTTCCCTAGAACTAATCCTCCACCTGCCTGTGCTTCTATTGCCAAACGCGAAAAGTTAGATTTTCGTATCGAATTTGCTCGTATTACCATTGTCTCATCTTGA
- a CDS encoding response regulator: protein MRSFDPILLVEDDLLDIMTLKRGLRDINANNPLHVRSNGESALDFLRDPNNPVPALILLDLNMPRMNGLEFLKILKSDADWCKIPVVILTTSQEQQDRLASFELSAAGYIVKPLEYPAFVEKLQILYQYWRLSEIPNFVS from the coding sequence ATGAGAAGCTTCGATCCAATTTTGCTTGTGGAAGACGATCTTTTGGATATTATGACCCTTAAACGCGGTTTAAGGGATATAAATGCAAATAATCCTCTCCATGTCAGATCCAATGGTGAATCTGCTCTAGATTTTTTACGAGATCCTAACAATCCAGTCCCTGCATTAATTTTATTAGATCTAAATATGCCAAGGATGAACGGGCTAGAGTTTCTCAAAATCCTCAAATCCGATGCTGATTGGTGCAAAATTCCCGTAGTCATTTTGACTACTTCTCAAGAACAGCAGGATCGTCTTGCTAGTTTTGAGTTAAGTGCAGCAGGATATATTGTCAAACCGCTAGAATATCCCGCTTTTGTCGAGAAATTACAAATTCTTTATCAATATTGGCGGTTAAGTGAAATTCCGAATTTTGTTTCTTAA
- a CDS encoding RNA polymerase sigma factor SigF: MQSSPCSPLLYWAYFLAAGIIEDVCLMPLDESSLTKENIFTLLRGYRISPSDTLQQQLIEIHMGLIRETIAALPISLINQRNIGDRRSSDRPNINERRVSNRRVGERRSSDRELLEVGKQGLKKALLQFNPETNPNFSEFARSHIHQHLENFLQRQYLDNRNEPHEAEESDPQTTITRKQESLEILQAYRANPTIKLRNKLVNLNIGLVRREAYHWKNQCQESFEDLMQVGSIGLINAIERFDVSKGNAFSSFAVPYIKGEIQHYLRDKSPTVRMPRAWLATYNQGCKIIRNRRTETGREPSSQEIANELGITVSEWYDIKLACQNRSPISLDTPIDQSEDNSTSIGDLVTDHKYQSFQLAQEDNIRLQQALDLLEDRTREVVEFVFLKEFTHREVAETLGISAVTVSRQLKKGLIALKKILATPIE; encoded by the coding sequence ATGCAAAGTTCTCCTTGTTCTCCTTTATTGTATTGGGCATATTTTCTGGCTGCTGGCATCATTGAGGATGTTTGTCTTATGCCATTAGATGAAAGTAGTTTAACTAAAGAAAATATATTCACACTTTTAAGAGGATATAGGATTTCTCCCTCTGATACTTTGCAGCAACAGCTTATTGAAATTCACATGGGATTAATTCGTGAAACAATCGCGGCTTTACCTATCTCATTAATTAATCAAAGAAACATTGGCGATCGCCGATCTAGCGATCGACCAAACATAAACGAGCGTAGAGTCTCAAATCGTCGGGTTGGGGAACGCAGATCCAGCGATCGAGAATTACTCGAAGTTGGTAAACAAGGATTAAAAAAAGCCCTACTCCAATTTAATCCTGAGACCAATCCCAATTTTTCTGAATTTGCGCGATCTCATATTCACCAGCACCTAGAGAATTTTTTGCAAAGACAATATCTTGACAATCGTAATGAACCTCACGAAGCTGAAGAATCTGATCCGCAAACTACCATCACCCGCAAACAAGAAAGTCTGGAAATTTTGCAAGCCTATCGAGCTAATCCCACCATCAAGCTACGGAATAAACTCGTAAATTTAAATATTGGGTTAGTGCGTCGTGAAGCCTATCACTGGAAAAATCAATGCCAAGAAAGTTTTGAAGACCTCATGCAGGTCGGCTCAATTGGTTTAATTAATGCGATCGAGAGATTTGATGTGAGTAAAGGTAACGCTTTTAGCTCCTTTGCCGTGCCATATATCAAGGGTGAAATCCAGCATTATTTACGTGACAAAAGCCCAACGGTGAGAATGCCGCGTGCGTGGCTAGCCACCTATAACCAAGGCTGCAAAATTATTCGTAATAGGCGGACGGAGACTGGTCGGGAACCATCAAGTCAAGAGATAGCGAATGAGCTAGGCATTACTGTTAGTGAGTGGTATGACATTAAACTTGCCTGTCAAAACCGATCGCCGATTAGTCTAGATACACCCATCGATCAAAGCGAAGATAACTCCACATCGATAGGCGATCTGGTGACCGATCACAAATACCAAAGTTTTCAGCTTGCCCAAGAAGATAATATTCGCCTCCAGCAAGCCCTCGATCTCCTAGAAGATCGCACCCGTGAAGTGGTGGAGTTTGTATTTTTGAAAGAGTTTACCCATCGTGAAGTTGCTGAGACTCTGGGCATTAGTGCTGTTACTGTGTCACGACAACTCAAAAAAGGCTTAATTGCCCTCAAAAAGATTTTGGCTACACCGATTGAATAA